From one Nonomuraea polychroma genomic stretch:
- a CDS encoding MerR family transcriptional regulator — protein MITIGRLADYAGVTIKAIRHYHQRGLLAEPDRDPSGYRRYTAKDAIDLVKIRTLAHAGVPLARIKDLLDADPDTLTAAIAEIDHDLQDRIAQLRRARDQLAQLRGGDRLFVSPEVADYLDDLRELGVSERHIRLERDGWILMQTASPEDAAVWITEKRELMTDPEFRALCLDHDAAYDWSPNDPRLPALADRTRNWFANRHSRSESRPVDNPAIARLAEQSLPGASSPAWDRLAQLMKG, from the coding sequence ATGATCACGATTGGCCGGCTCGCGGACTACGCCGGAGTGACCATCAAAGCCATCCGCCACTATCACCAGCGCGGTCTGCTCGCCGAGCCCGACCGCGACCCGTCCGGCTATCGGCGCTACACCGCCAAAGACGCCATCGACCTCGTCAAGATCAGGACCCTCGCCCATGCGGGCGTGCCACTGGCCCGCATCAAGGACCTCCTTGACGCCGACCCGGACACGCTCACGGCAGCCATCGCCGAGATCGACCACGACCTCCAAGACCGCATCGCGCAGCTGCGGCGAGCCCGCGATCAACTCGCCCAGCTGCGCGGCGGCGACCGGCTTTTCGTCTCCCCGGAAGTCGCCGACTATCTCGACGATTTGCGCGAACTCGGCGTCAGTGAGCGCCACATACGCCTGGAACGCGACGGCTGGATCCTCATGCAAACAGCCTCACCGGAGGACGCTGCCGTGTGGATCACCGAAAAGCGCGAACTGATGACCGATCCCGAGTTCCGCGCCCTCTGCCTTGACCATGACGCCGCCTACGACTGGTCGCCGAACGATCCCCGCCTCCCCGCCCTGGCGGACCGTACCCGGAACTGGTTCGCCAACCGCCACAGCCGATCCGAGTCCCGCCCCGTCGACAACCCGGCTATCGCCCGGTTGGCCGAGCAGTCCCTGCCCGGAGCCTCATCCCCAGCCTGGGACCGCCTCGCCCAACTGATGAAAGGCTAG
- a CDS encoding serine hydrolase domain-containing protein: MNDNALHTVEAQIREQVAASCEADNVPGFVAGVYHAGQQIVVAHGTANVATGAPMLEDTGFLFGSVTKVLTTTLVLQQVERGVLDLDTPVVTYLPEFALTAPGAADKILVRHLISHTNGIDADLFFPDAKGRDALKTYVNGLASNCGTLFEPGEQLSYSNGGMIVAGRLLEVVTGIPFPGLLERDIYAPVGMKDSSTSAEQAILRSTAVGHFLDPETMTAKPTGMFMLPDTWGPAGGTPIGTVADLLAFGRTHLAGGVSPSGTRVLSAESTALMQQVSHDMATPNVPPMGLGWVLYPFGDTTVLAMSGASPGGVSILCVVPEHDLVFTAFGNTQGAIMLQDQILQRLLSEHLGVQIPTLVTEVGQDIDLTPYVGTYRSHQLRIDVSVVEGRLEERMTYEPADESQERIFTEFAGGATSAPPQRYVPIRPGLFAPAGYPLETFDGYLRLLLVSYHDLRDGQARFRNGGGRLTRRA, translated from the coding sequence ATGAACGACAACGCACTGCACACAGTCGAAGCCCAGATCCGCGAGCAGGTCGCGGCCTCCTGCGAGGCCGACAACGTCCCCGGGTTCGTCGCCGGCGTCTACCACGCCGGCCAGCAGATCGTCGTCGCCCATGGCACCGCGAACGTCGCCACCGGCGCACCGATGCTGGAAGACACCGGATTCCTCTTCGGCTCTGTCACCAAGGTCCTGACCACCACGCTGGTCCTCCAGCAGGTCGAGCGCGGAGTCCTGGACCTCGACACGCCGGTGGTGACGTACCTGCCCGAATTCGCCCTGACCGCACCGGGCGCGGCGGACAAGATCCTGGTCCGGCACCTGATCTCGCACACCAACGGCATCGACGCGGACCTGTTCTTCCCTGATGCCAAGGGCCGCGACGCCCTGAAGACCTACGTCAACGGCCTCGCGAGCAACTGCGGCACCCTGTTCGAACCCGGCGAGCAGCTCAGCTACTCCAATGGCGGCATGATCGTTGCCGGCCGCCTGCTGGAAGTGGTGACCGGCATACCCTTCCCCGGCCTGCTCGAGCGCGATATCTACGCACCCGTCGGCATGAAGGACTCCAGCACCTCAGCCGAGCAGGCCATCCTGCGCAGCACCGCTGTCGGCCACTTCCTGGACCCCGAGACCATGACGGCCAAGCCCACCGGCATGTTCATGCTGCCCGACACCTGGGGGCCGGCCGGCGGCACGCCGATCGGCACCGTCGCCGACCTGCTCGCCTTCGGACGCACCCACCTCGCGGGCGGTGTGTCCCCATCCGGCACACGCGTCCTGTCGGCCGAGTCGACCGCGCTGATGCAGCAGGTCTCGCACGACATGGCCACCCCGAACGTCCCGCCGATGGGCCTGGGCTGGGTGCTGTACCCGTTCGGCGACACGACCGTCCTGGCCATGTCGGGCGCGTCGCCCGGCGGGGTGTCCATCCTGTGCGTCGTGCCCGAACATGACCTGGTCTTCACCGCCTTCGGCAATACCCAGGGGGCGATCATGCTGCAGGACCAGATCCTGCAGCGGCTCCTGAGCGAGCATCTCGGCGTCCAGATCCCCACTCTGGTCACCGAAGTGGGGCAGGACATCGACCTCACCCCCTACGTGGGCACCTACCGCTCCCATCAGCTCCGCATCGACGTCAGCGTCGTCGAAGGCCGGCTCGAGGAGCGGATGACCTACGAACCGGCGGACGAATCGCAAGAGCGGATCTTCACCGAGTTCGCCGGAGGCGCGACCTCCGCCCCGCCGCAGCGCTACGTGCCGATCCGGCCCGGCCTATTCGCCCCCGCCGGATACCCGCTGGAGACGTTCGACGGATACCTGCGACTGCTGCTCGTCTCCTACCACGACCTCCGCGACGGGCAGGCACGCTTCCGCAACGGCGGCGGCCGCCTGACCCGACGGGCCTGA
- a CDS encoding GNAT family N-acetyltransferase — protein MTHREAFAMGGTAREPARWMLPSRSSSSRGCSMCYFPRMGEVNVRFGGPGDVDAVVDFWLLAAEGTDRHDSADKVMALIERDPEALLIAELERELVGTLVAGWDGWRAHLYRLAVHPGHRREGIASTLLAAAEARFAAFGAFRADAMVLDANTLAHPAWSAAGYAPQSQWSRWVKPLA, from the coding sequence ATGACTCATCGGGAAGCGTTCGCCATGGGCGGGACGGCCCGTGAGCCGGCCCGCTGGATGCTGCCCAGCAGGTCCAGCAGCAGCCGGGGATGCTCAATGTGCTACTTTCCCCGCATGGGGGAGGTCAACGTCCGTTTCGGCGGACCGGGCGATGTGGACGCCGTTGTTGATTTTTGGTTGTTGGCTGCCGAGGGCACCGACCGCCATGACTCGGCCGACAAAGTGATGGCGCTCATCGAGCGTGACCCGGAGGCCCTCCTGATCGCAGAGCTCGAGCGCGAGCTGGTCGGGACGCTTGTCGCAGGCTGGGACGGATGGCGGGCTCACCTGTACCGCCTGGCCGTCCACCCCGGCCACCGCCGTGAAGGCATCGCCTCGACACTGCTGGCCGCCGCCGAGGCTCGCTTCGCCGCGTTCGGCGCCTTCCGTGCCGATGCCATGGTCCTGGACGCCAACACGCTCGCCCACCCAGCCTGGTCCGCCGCCGGGTACGCTCCCCAGTCCCAGTGGTCCCGCTGGGTCAAGCCGCTGGCCTGA
- a CDS encoding DUF1707 SHOCT-like domain-containing protein — MAHVSDGERDRAVELVQQAYADGRLSPAELEQRLEVALTATSSHELEPVVADLPDEVVQLASTGGRITRAGDWHVPRRLRIESEYGRVRLDLSRAHIPHARIDIELWLAYGGATIILPAGASANADGVRTEWGRVACKAAGRQRPGKLHVHITGELPYGRLTVRSARR; from the coding sequence ATGGCACACGTCTCCGACGGAGAGCGTGACAGGGCGGTGGAGCTGGTCCAGCAGGCGTACGCGGACGGCCGGCTCAGCCCCGCCGAGCTGGAGCAGCGGCTTGAAGTGGCGCTCACCGCCACCTCCTCCCACGAGCTGGAGCCGGTCGTCGCCGACCTGCCGGACGAGGTGGTCCAGCTCGCGTCCACCGGCGGACGCATCACGCGGGCGGGCGACTGGCACGTCCCGCGCAGGCTGCGCATCGAATCCGAGTACGGCAGAGTGCGGCTCGACCTGTCCCGGGCCCACATCCCGCATGCGCGGATCGACATCGAGCTCTGGCTCGCCTACGGCGGTGCCACGATCATCCTGCCCGCCGGCGCGAGCGCGAACGCCGACGGGGTGCGCACCGAATGGGGCCGGGTGGCCTGCAAGGCCGCGGGCCGGCAACGTCCAGGCAAGCTGCACGTCCACATCACCGGAGAGCTCCCCTACGGCCGCCTGACCGTCCGTAGCGCGCGTAGGTGA
- a CDS encoding ABC transporter permease has protein sequence MNTLQLAVADGMTIAKRNALKIRRAPDLLGGVVILPIVFVLLFTYVFGSMINVPGMSYAEYLLPGIFVMTITSSGQITGYTLTQDLQKGIFDRFRTLPMSPSAVLTGQTVSDVIMNLTSIVTMALVGLLVGWRIHSSPFEAALGFLMLLLFAYAFSWVTATVALALRTPEVFNNVATIMSFPLVFLSNAFVDSARLPGPLKPIAEWNPVSTLIQAARELFGNTSPAIPAPSAWPLQHAVPVSFLWSVVLLAVFVPLATRLYKRAVSQ, from the coding sequence ATGAACACCCTGCAGCTGGCCGTCGCCGACGGCATGACGATCGCCAAGCGCAACGCCCTGAAGATCCGCAGAGCTCCCGACCTGCTGGGCGGCGTGGTCATCCTCCCGATCGTGTTCGTGCTGCTGTTCACCTACGTCTTCGGCAGCATGATCAACGTGCCCGGCATGTCGTACGCGGAATACCTGCTCCCCGGGATCTTCGTCATGACGATCACCTCGAGCGGGCAGATCACCGGCTACACGCTGACGCAGGACCTGCAGAAGGGCATCTTCGACCGGTTCCGGACGTTGCCGATGTCCCCTTCCGCGGTGCTCACCGGCCAGACCGTCAGCGACGTGATCATGAATCTGACCAGCATCGTCACGATGGCGCTCGTCGGGCTGCTCGTCGGGTGGCGCATCCACAGCTCGCCGTTCGAGGCCGCCCTCGGGTTCCTGATGCTGCTGCTGTTCGCGTACGCCTTCTCCTGGGTGACGGCCACGGTCGCGCTGGCCCTGCGCACGCCCGAGGTGTTCAACAACGTCGCGACCATCATGTCGTTCCCGCTGGTCTTCCTGTCCAACGCCTTCGTCGACAGCGCGCGGCTGCCTGGACCGCTCAAGCCGATCGCCGAATGGAACCCCGTCTCCACACTCATCCAGGCCGCACGCGAACTGTTCGGCAACACCAGCCCGGCCATCCCCGCACCCAGCGCCTGGCCGCTGCAACATGCGGTGCCGGTGTCGTTCCTGTGGTCGGTCGTGCTCCTGGCCGTGTTCGTGCCACTGGCCACGCGGCTGTACAAGAGGGCCGTCAGTCAATGA